A part of Neoarius graeffei isolate fNeoGra1 chromosome 22, fNeoGra1.pri, whole genome shotgun sequence genomic DNA contains:
- the LOC132870269 gene encoding uncharacterized protein LOC132870269 translates to MDSQIAKKNQSLTTAEEMRNQTKLVMQPYANWEEYLTPAPLSIAILGELVFIASKTDFSINKNPPKGGYQFIRYPDSFRACLMQVCNSGWRAFNEAHKNMDQIRLHTMTVPDYMKTAVKILFQGNDEVVQAHLPDQLENIRIIADDCLELANSTEKRFTDVINIIQELLEACVNAEHFYGEELDAIKKTMDEAKLRKQSSEEARNRSEKAMNAMKQELKEAHESYKEAMDSMPGGLGMIAMDFVGGLTESMTSLVNGVTAVITQPVIQACKASTRISNTINEIKGQESAIDAVDAINIYSKSAEILKSTEQLQKFVQDNTINWKKLYDQKRKATETVFQENQFKRIKKSLEQIPNCKAKEDAQNISDEGIAICAKLAKYAPEGKCEDAKTKKLIERIRKLTESARSFDSKSKDVTKSPALTPKPPMMYKEEGKSEKMSASQRASENARFKIEQNRAQLNKTRETYEKCVENMEKNQKELTEILITLRSCEVKEIDFKTTIEMLVKGMDAMGRVKEQWEKMVRFFQMVSNIVKTSLTRTLKDFVSTSEKTQALSYNAKLFSKDLLYNQAFQASNIASLVHMISATYTDVSAKHLMDRVSSLGKLMAMDKEKPEFEFERQQLQNSCDEAQKAILRLVLKNKEEFERKSIARMEKIDKELLAILPAADPEEIKSIEKAVKGGFTEEDESDYI, encoded by the coding sequence ATGGATTCCCAAATTGCAAAGAAAAATCAAAGCCTCACCACAGCTGAGGAGATGAGAAACCAAACCAAGCTTGTGATGCAGCCATATGCCAACTGGGAGGAGTATCTGACTCCTGCTCCTCTCTCCATAGCTATCCTGGGAGAGCTAGTCTTTATCGCCTCTAAAACAGATTTCTCCATTAACAAGAACCCACCTAAAGGTGGCTACCAGTTCATCAGATACCCAGATTCATTTAGAGCCTGCCTCATGCAAGTTTGTAACTCTGGCTGGAGGGCTTTCAACGAGGCCCATAAGAACATGGATCAGATTCGACTCCACACCATGACAGTTCCAGATTACATGAAGACAGCTGTGAAGATCCTGTTCCAAGGAAATGATGAGGTTGTTCAAGCCCATCTCCCTGACCAGTTGGAGAACATTCGTATCATTGCAGATGACTGTCTAGAGCTGGCTAATTCAACAGAAAAGCGGTTCACTGATGTCATCAATATTATCCAAGAGCTGCTGGAAGCATGTGTAAATGCTGAGCACTTTTATGGGGAAGAGCTAGATGCTATCAAGAAGACAATGGACGAGGCCAAGCTGAGGAAACAGTCATCAGAAGAAGCTCGTAATCGCTCAGAGAAAGCAATGAATGCTATGAAACAGGAACTTAAAGAAGCACATGAAAGTTACAAGGAAGCAATGGATTCAATGCCCGGTGGTTTGGGAATGATAGCTATGGATTTTGTCGGAGGCTTGACTGAGAGCATGACAAGTCTTGTTAATGGAGTAACTGCCGTGATTACTCAGCCAGTGATCCAAGCCTGTAAAGCTTCCACAAGAATTTCTAATACGATTAATGAGATTAAAGGTCAAGAATCTGCTATTGATGCTGTTGACGCAATTAATATTTATAGTAAGTCTGCAGAAATCCTGAAATCCACTGAGCAACTTCAAAAGTTTGTGCAGGACAACACGATTAACTGGAAAAAGTTGTATGATCAAAAGAGGAAAGCTACAGAAACAGTTTTCCAGGAAAATCAGTTTAAAAGAATCAAGAAGAGTTTAGAACAAATCCCAAACTGCAAGGCAAAAGAGGATGCCCAAAACATAAGTGATGAAGGCATTGCAATCTGTGCAAAACTAGCAAAGTATGCACCAGAGGGGAAATGTGAAGATGCCAAAACAAAGAAGCTGATTGAAAGAATAAGAAAACTGACTGAATCAGCTCGCTCTTTTGACAGCAAAAGTAAAGATGTTACAAAGTCTCCTGCCCTGACTCCCAAACCACCAATGATGTAtaaagaagaaggtaaatctgAGAAAATGAGTGCTTCACAAAGGGCATCAGAGAATGCAAGATTCAAAATAGAACAGAACCGTGCTCAACTGAACAAGACCAGAGAGACCTATGAGAAGTGTGTAGAGAACATGGAGAAGAACCAAAAGGAGCTGACTGAAATCCTGATCACTTTGAGGAGCTGTGAGGTCAAAGAGATTGACTTTAAGACCACTATAGAAATGCTGGTCAAAGGTATGGATGCCATGGGGAGAGTGAAGGAGCAGTGGGAGAAGATGGTGCGCTTCTTTCAGATGGTGTCCAACATTGTGAAAACCAGCCTGACCAGAACTCTTAAAGACTTTGTCTCCACATCTGAGAAGACACAAGCACTTTCCTACAATGCAAAGCTCTTCTCTAAAGATCTGCTCTACAATCAAGCCTTTCAAGCCTCTAATATTGCCAGCCTCGTCCACATGATCTCAGCAACTTACACCGATGTGTCCGCCAAGCACCTCATGGATCGTGTCAGTTCTCTGGGAAAACTGATGGCCATGGACAAGGAAAAGCCTGAATTTGAGTTTGAGCGTCAGCAGTTACAGAACTCCTGTGATGAGGCTCAGAAAGCCATCTTACGCCTTGTCCTCAAGAACAAGGAGGAGTTTGAAAGAAAGAGTATTGCAAGAATGGAGAAGATCGACAAAGAACTGCTCGCCATTCTCCCTGCTGCTGATCCAGAGGAGATAAAGAGCATTGAAAAAGCTGTCAAAGGTGGATTCACAGAGGAAGATGAATCAGACTACATCTGA
- the LOC132870270 gene encoding uncharacterized protein LOC132870270 produces MTQLHSSEVALKNTAEAVIVPLKDGISSLNAVYQELIETDVDPVTGQCSNYNAIRQQIVQAHQNLKRSEQTASSGLKNLDENLERLTEDEGKLEREKSSTETHLENLRTEQASNEELCRTSQAALEQARRNLNSTKQTLRDQESRKKTAKIVTGVGLGVMAIPIIGWIAGPAMAIGGAIEMDEAEHAIGVAEEEVRNSETDVKKYESKMSEYESKISQTKQDIRQKDNKLKQKREGIQKLKKQIRSVADFQKKVRRAVHLLGVLNGKTSVAEHQTRRFILHEPVMKVMEDVMKATEQIIGNELLYGNDMPRLINQMKENGQRLAEICASETSSKNNTSLLNLRDLF; encoded by the exons ATGACCCAGCTCCATTCATCTGA AGTTGCGCTGAAGAACACGGCTGAGGCTGTTATTGTTCCATTAAAAGATGGCATCTCCTCCCTGAATGCAGTCTATCAGGAGCTGATTGAGACAGATGTAGATCCTGTTACTGGGCAATGCTCCAACTACAATGCCATCAGACAGCAGATAGTGCAGGCTCATCAGAACCTGAAGCGCTCAGAACAGACGGCCAGTTCAGGGTTAAAGAATCTGGATGAAAATTTGGAGAGACTTACAGAAGACGAGGGAAAACTGGAACGTGAGAAGAGCAGTACTGAGACTCATTTAGAGAATTTGAGAACAGAGCAGGCATCTAATGAAGAATTATGCAGAACATCTCAAGCAGCTTTGGAACAGGCCAGGAGGAATCTGAATTCAACAAAACAGACACTTCGTGATCAGGAAAGCAGGAAAAAAACTGCTAAAATCGTCACAGGTGTTGGACTGGGAGTGATGGCTATACCAATCATTGGATGGATTGCAG GTCCTGCCATGGCGATTGGTGGTGCCATTGAAATGGATGAAGCAGAACATGCTATCGGAGTGGCTGAAGAGGAAGTGAGAAACTCTGAGACTGACGTGAAAAAATATGAAAGTAAAATGTCTGAATATGAGTCCAAGATTTCCCAGACCAAACAAGATATCCGACAGAAAGACAACAAGCTGAAGCAGAAGCGTGAAGGAATCCAGAAGCTGAAGAAGCAGATCAGATCTGTTGCTGACTTCCAGAAGAAAGTGAGAAGAGCCGTCCACCTCCTGGGTGTCCTGAACGGGAAGACCAGCGTGGCTGAACATCAAACTCGCAGATTCATCCTCCACGAGCCTGTGATGAAGGTGATGGAGGATGTGATGAAAGCCACAGAGCAAATCATAGGCAATGAGCTCCTCTACGGCAATGACATGCCAAGACTCATCAATCAAATGAAGGAAAACGGACAACGATTGGCAGAAATCTGTGCCTCAGAGACCAGTTCTAAGAATAACACCAGTTTGTTAAATTTACGTGATCTTTTTTAA